From a single Clupea harengus chromosome 24, Ch_v2.0.2, whole genome shotgun sequence genomic region:
- the LOC116219385 gene encoding uncharacterized protein LOC116219385, whose protein sequence is MSSKDVESLQPTVRHRDKSVYVCLGCLTFALVVISLGGGAMFLFMWRELQSQVASTKSTGSKATHSAPLPDEGTFKSGHVAYVRATNGEVRNQTMKWETIGFGSSSSIGTNYNYSSTQSMLKVLGEGSYYIYMDISFVKTATECKSSSIVEVTLKSDNAEVLPPCVVELDCQVTTPVTNRCWDVVHLKRDSRLSGHMTVRTPNSPNGGFVWKLVSNNSGFGMFFVGS, encoded by the exons ATGTCATCAAAGGACGTGGAGAGCCTTCAGCCCACCGTGCGCCACCGCGACAAGTCTGTCTACGTCTGTCTGGGGTGCTTGACGTTCGCCTTGGTTGTAATTTCGCTTGGCGGGGGAGCGATGTTTCTGTTTATGTGGAGAGAGCTACAGAGCCAGGTAGCCTCTACCAAATCGACGGGCTCCAAAGCTACCCATTCTGCACCTCTCCCTGACGAGGGCACATTTAAG tCGGGACATGTTGCCTACGTGAGAGCTACCAACG GCGAAGTTCGTAATCAAACTATGAAATGGGAGACGATTGGATTCGGCAGCAGCTCTTCCATTGGCACGAATTACAACTACAGCTCAACTCAAAGTATGCTGAAAGTGCTGGGCGAAGGGAGTTATTATATCTACATGGACATCAGTTTCGTGAAAACCGCGACAGAGTGCAAAAGCAGTAGCATTGTGGAAGTGACGTTGAAGTCCGATAATGCTGAAGTACTGCCCCCGTGTGTGGTGGAACTGGATTGCCAGGTCACGACGCCCGTGACGAACAGGTGTTGGGACGTGGTGCACTTGAAGCGAGACAGCCGCCTGAGTGGTCATATGACCGTGCGCACACCGAACTCACCAAATGGAGGCTTTGTATGGAAACTTGTAAGCAACAATTCGGGCTTTGGGATGTTCTTCGTGGGCAGCTAG
- the LOC122128770 gene encoding NACHT, LRR and PYD domains-containing protein 12-like yields MTGCTINGPVTIILPPVTRPEGGNDPMSATSFVDYMKHSPEEDQENKMMPGRMSSIPQLMLRELDDLSKAELLRFKIILKGRSNIPWQKLKEAVTDEIVKQMVQKYSVEISPKEMLTILRTMGKNQLATDLERKLGKECDAAHTILSKKASLKQKLQKHLEKRFSVVHQDSGGCSVQDIYTDLYIVEGRTGGVNNTHEVSAIDMRQTGREPRSQDKQVKLANMFTDNSVTNVLTLGIAGVGKSVAVQKFVMDWVEKKANQDIDFVFVLPFRELNQKKGEYCNLLDVLESFYPYRKDLEYILGLSECKILFVLDGLDESRLELDFGKFICTLEAKSSVDMLITSLIKGMIVPSALLWVTTRPAAASLIPKECFNLVTEVQGFNDLQKDEFFQNNIKNPEKAKRLVDHINKNRSLHIMCHMPVFCRILANLVDKILEDQSKEESAKTLTELYTLYSVSQIKRMDDKYSEDKKMSAEEKGQILVKLGKLAFKHVEKGTQIFYEKDLKKCDIDVNCGTLQAGVCTQIFNVESATTGENMFSFVHLSVQEFLAALYVLNENATHGGNCLSRTWREKIGWLFSHSRFDLYKMAVDKALQSPNGHLDLFVRFLVGLAPMLEPEILSPLDVVLPQLDVRGVSIKKTVQYIKKKTIREDISPERIINLFHCLNELGDNSLDEEINRYINSADEEKNLTPAQCSALAYLLLMSAKDMIEFDLKKYLRSEEGLRRLLPVVKVSRRVWLNQCRLSKGSCKMMASVLQGTPSHLTDLDISDNDLQDEGMELLCVGLGDPRCKLETLSCEMMASVLQGTPSHLRELDMSNNDLQDVGMELLCVGLRDPHCKMETLSLNKCQLSKTSCEIMASVLQRTSSHLRELEMRDNDLQDEGVEVLCVGLRDPQCKMETLRLSGCLITHKGCSFLASALKSNPSYLKQLDLSYNHPGSSGVKELTDRLNDPNCKLETFRVHLQSHMRLEPQAPSLNALRVHLQSHMRLEPQAPSLNALRVHLESHMRLEPQAPSLNALRVHLESHMRLEPQAPSLNALRVHLESHMRLEPQAPSLNALRVHLESHMRLEPQAPSLNALRVHLESHMRLEPQAPSLNALRVHLESHMRLEPQAPSLNALRVHLESHMRLEPQAPSLNALRVHLESRVRLEPQAPSLNALRVHLESHMRLEPQTASLNNNQYNHHDSLTNY; encoded by the exons ATGACAGGCTGCACAATCAATGGCCCCGTCACCATCATCTTACCGCCAGTGACCAGGCCTGAAGGGGGTAATGACCCTATGTCAGCCACTTCATTTGTAGATTATATGAAGCACTCACCTGAGGAAGACCAAGAAAACAAGATGATGCCTG GCAGAATGTCTTCAATCCCCCAACTGATGCTGAGAGAACTGGATGATCTGTCCAAAGCCGAGCTCTTGAGGTTCAAGATTATTCTCAAGGGAAGATCTAATATACCATGGCAGAAGTTGAAGGAAGCTGTCACTGATGAAATTGTGAAACAAATGGTTCAAAAGTACTCTGTGGAAATCTCTCCCAAGGAAATGTTGACCATCTTAAGGACTATGGGCAAGAACCAGCTGGCCACTGACTTAGAGAGAAAACTAGGCAAAG aaTGTGATGCAGCACACACTATTCTCTCAAAGAAGGCGTCACTAAAACAGAAGCTTCAGAAACACTTGGAAAAAAGGTTTTCTGTCGTACATCAAGACTCCGGAGGTTGCAGTGTACAAGATATCTACACTGATCTTTACATTGTAGAGGGCCGCACAGGTGGAGTCAACAATACACATGAAGTTTCTGCAATTGACATGAGACAGACTGGGAGAGAACCAAGATCTCAAGATAAGCAAGTCAAATTGGCAAACATGTTCACAGACAACTCTGTCACAAATGTTTTGACTTTGGGAATTGCTGGCGTGGGGAAATCTGTTGCAGTGCAGAAATTTGTGATGGACTGGGTTGAGAAAAAAGCAAATCAAGATatagactttgtttttgttcttccaTTCCGGGAGTTAAACCAGAAGAAAGGTGAATACTGCAACCTTCTTGATGTTCTTGAGTCATTCTACCCTTATCGGAAAGATTTGGAATACATCCTTGGCTTAAGTGAATGCAAAATTCTTTTTGTCCTTGACGGTTTGGATGAAAGTAGACTCGAGCTGGACTTTGGCAAATTTATTTGTACGCTGGAAGCAAAGTCATCAGTAGACATGCTCATAACAAGTCTCATTAAAGGTATGATAGTGCCCTCTGCACTCCTCTGGGTTACAaccagaccagcagcagccagtctgATCCCAAAAGAATGCTTCAACTTGGTGACAGAGGTTCAAGGATTCAATGACCTCCAGAAAGATGAGTTCTTTCAGAACAACATAAAGAATCCAGAGAAGGCTAAGAGACTCGTTGATCATATCAACAAGAATAGAAGCCTCCACATCATGTGTCACATGCCAGTTTTCTGCCGCATTCTAGCCAATTTGGTGGACAAAATACTGGAAGATCAGAGCAAAGAAGAATCAGCCAAAACTTTGACAGAATTGTACACATTGTATAGTGTCTCTCAGATAAAAAGAATGGATGACAAATACTCAGAGGACAAGAAGATGAGTGCAGAGGAAAAAGGACAGATCCTTGTTAAACTTGGGAAACTGGCATTCAAACATGTGGAGAAAGGCACCCAGATCTTCTATGAGAAGGACTTGAAGAAGTGTGACATTGATGTAAATTGTGGAACACTGCAGGCTGGAGTTTGTACACAGATCTTCAACGTGGAGAGTGCTACAACTGGAGAGAACATGTTCAGCTTTGTGCACCTCAGTGTACAGGAATTCTTGGCAGCTCTTTATGTTCTTAACGAAAATGCAACTCATGGGGGAAATTGCCTTTCGCGGACATGGAGGGAGAAGATCGGCTGGCTGTTCTCACACTCAAGGTTTGACCTTTACAAGATGGCAGTGGATAAGGCCTTGCAGAGCCCGAATGGACATTTGGATCTTTTTGTCCGTTTTCTCGTCGGCCTTGCTCCAATGTTGGAGCCAGAAATCCTGTCCCCCCTGGATGTGGTGCTGCCACAGTTAGATGTCAGAGGTGTGAGCATCAAGAAAACAGTTCAATAcatcaaaaagaaaacaatcagGGAAGATATCTCACCCGAACGGATTATCAACCTCTTCCACTGTTTGAATGAGTTAGGGGACAACTCACTGGATGAGGAGATCAACAG GTACATAAACTCAGCAGATGAGGAGAAGAACCTGACTCCAGCCCAGTGTTCAGCTTTGGCTTATTTGCTGCTGATGTCAGCTAAAGACATGATTGAGTTTGATCTGAAGAAATACCTGAGATCAGAGGAAGGTCTCCGAAGACTGCTTCCTGTAGTGAAAGTCTCGAGGAGAGTTTG GCTAAATCAGTGTCGACTCTCTAAAGGAAGCTGTAAAATGATGGCATCAGTGCTGCAAGGGACACCTTCCCATCTGACAGATCTGGACATTAGTGACAATGACCTGCAGGATGAAGGAATGGAGCTGCTCTGTGTGGGACTAGGAGATCCAAGATGCAAACTAGAGACCCTGAG CTGTGAAATGATGGCATCAGTGCTGCAAGGGACACCTTCCCATCTCAGAGAACTGGACATGAGTAACAATGACCTGCAGGATGTAGGAATGGAGCTGCTCTGTGTGGGACTAAGAGATCCACACTGCAAGATGGAGACACTGAG TCTGAATAAGTGCCAACTCTCCAAAACAAGTTGTGAAATAATGGCATCAGTGCTGCAAAGGACATCTTCCCATCTGAGAGAATTGGAAATGCGTGACAATGACCTGCAGGATGAAGGAGTGGAAGTGCTCTGTGTGGGACTAAGAGATCCACAATGCAAGATGGAGACACTGAG GCTGAGCGGTTGTTTaatcacacacaaaggctgTTCTTTCTTGGCCTCTGCCCTCAAATCAAACCCATCCTACCTGAAAcagctggatctgagctacaatCACCCAGGGTCCTCAGGTGTCAAAGagctcacagacagactgaatgatcccaactgtaaactagaGACTTTCAG AGTTCACCTGCAGTCTCACATGCGTCTAGAACCACAGGCGCCATCTCTGAATGCCCTTAGAGTTCACCTGCAGTCTCACATGCGTCTAGAACCACAGGCGCCATCTCTGAATGCCCTTAGAGTTCACCTGGAGTCTCACATGCGTCTAGAACCACAGGCGCCATCTCTGAATGCCCTTAGAGTTCACCTGGAGTCTCACATGCGTCTAGAACCACAGGCGCCATCTCTGAATGCCCTTAGAGTTCACCTGGAGTCTCACATGCGTCTAGAACCACAGGCGCCATCTCTGAATGCCCTTAGAGTTCACCTGGAGTCTCACATGCGTCTAGAACCACAGGCGCCATCTCTGAATGCCCTTAGAGTTCACCTGGAGTCTCACATGCGTCTAGAACCACAGGCGCCATCTCTGAATGCCCTTAGAGTTCACCTGGAGTCTCACATGCGTCTAGAACCACAGGCGCCATCTCTGAATGCCCTTAGAGTTCACCTGGAGTCTCACATGCGTCTAGAACCACAGGCGCCATCTCTGAATGCCCTTAGAGTTCACCTGGAGTCTCGCGTGCGTCTAGAACCACAGGCGCCATCTCTGAATGCCCTTAGAGTTCACCTGGAGTCTCACATGCGTCTAGAACCACAGACGGCATCTCTGAATAACAATCAGTATAACCACCATGATAGTCTGACAAACTACTAA